A genome region from Cyprinus carpio isolate SPL01 chromosome B23, ASM1834038v1, whole genome shotgun sequence includes the following:
- the LOC109071717 gene encoding RING finger protein 223-like, with protein sequence MEPSPALWHTQVVPLDTDLERVSSHPECSICFNTYDNIFKTPKQLDCTHTFCLECLSRIMTTSMDPQNSKISCPFCRQPTTIPKRGPPALTTSQEVLCRLPVHQQQEEPVWLDGERLCYQRPIDIPGVPAFCICVDIGASGQSAISSSQTRPRLGLMERLMDWKRLLLFIFLMMLLLGIVLWPLQCIATTGSMRCAPQKLQISTTTPSTITANV encoded by the coding sequence ATGGAGCCGAGCCCTGCGTTGTGGCACACCCAGGTGGTCCCGCTAGACACAGACCTGGAGAGGGTGAGCTCTCATCCCGAGTGCTCCATCTGCTTCAACACCTACGACAACATCTTCAAAACGCCAAAACAGTTGGACTGCACTCACACCTTCTGCCTTGAGTGCCTCTCCCGCATTATGACCACCTCCATGGACCCCCAAAACTCTAAAATCTCCTGCCCCTTCTGCCGCCAGCCAACTACCATCCCAAAAAGGGGGCCTCCAGCTTTGACTACCAGCCAGGAGGTGCTGTGTCGCCTGCCCGTCCACCAGCAGCAAGAGGAGCCTGTATGGCTGGATGGAGAGAGGCTGTGCTACCAAAGGCCAATAGATATTCCAGGCGTGCCAGCATTCTGCATCTGTGTCGATATTGGGGCCAGTGGACAAAGCGCCATATCTTCTTCCCAAACTCGACCGCGACTTGGGCTTATGGAACGGCTGATGGATTGGAAGCGTTTGCTTCTCTTTATATTCCTCATGATGCTGCTGCTGGGGATTGTTCTGTGGCCCCTGCAGTGCATCGCCACGACGGGCTCCATGCGTTGTGCGCCCCAGAAATTGCAGATTTCCACTACCACACCTTCTACTATTACAGCCAATGTATAA